The genomic stretch TTCGTCGTCGAGGATCTCACCGGTCGCGGCAGCACGGCCCTCAACGACGCGACGCAAGCCGTGATCGCCGAGGCACGCAAGCAGCCGGAAATCAATCCGCAGCAGCTGTTCTCGCCGTTCTCGACGTCGACGCCGCAGTTCAACTACGACCTCGACCGCAGCAAGGCGAAGCTCCTCGGGCTCAATTTGCCCGACGTCTTCAACACTCTGCAGATCTATCTCGGCTCACTCTACGTGAACGACTTCAACCTGTTCGGCCGCACCTTCCGGGTGACCATCCAGGCCGACAAGGATGCACGTGCGGGCGCCGCCGACATTTCGCGGCTCTATGTGCGCAACGCCTCGGGCGGCATGGTGCCGCTCTCGACGCTGGGCAAGCTCGTGCCCTTCGTCGGGCCGGAGACCGTGCCGCACTACAACAACAACGCGTCGGCCTCGATCAATGGCGGCGCCGCGCCGGGCTTCTCCTCAGGCCAGGCCGTCGCTGCCATGGAACGGGCGGCTGCCACCGCCTTGCCCAGGGATTTCGGTTTCGAATGGACCGGCATCACCTTCCAGGAGCTCAAGGCAGGATCGATCGCGTCCGTCGTCTTCGGCCTCGCCATCGTCTTCGTCTTCCTGATCCTGGCGGCGCAGTATGAAAGCTGGGCGATGCCGTTCATGGTGCTGCTGGCGGTGCCATTGGCCCTGTTCGGCGCGTTCGCGGCCCTGTGGATGCGCGGCATGCAGATCGACGTCTACTCGCAGATCGGTTTCGTCATGCTGATCGGCCTGGCGGCGAAGAACGCCATCCTGATCGTCGAGTTCGCCAGACGGCGGCGCGAGGAAGGCTTGAGCATCGTCGAGGCGGCAATGGAAGCCGCGCGGCTGAGACTCCGGCCGATCCTGATGACGGCCTTCGCCTTCATCCTCGGCGTGCTGCCGCTGATGTTCGCAACCGGCGCCGGCGCGGCAAGCCGCCAGTCGATCGGTACCACCGTGTTTGGCGGCATGGTCGCCGCGACCATCCTGTCGCTGGTGTTCGTGCCGGTCTTCTACGCGGTCATCGAACAGTTGCGGGAGCGCCGCGAAAGCGGCGAACCCGCCTCCAAGCATACTGAACCAACTGCCGAACCCGCCTTCCCTCCCCTGGCGGAAGCGGCCGAATAAGATTGGAGAAATATTATGCGTAAATGGAAAATTGCGTTGGGAACGGCGGTCGCGCTGGGCGCGATCTCGGTGGCAAGCGTCCACCTGCTCGACATGGGCAACCTGAGGCTGAGCGCCGGCACGGCCGGGGCGGCGACACCGGCTCCGGCGGCATTCGTCATGCCGGTGCCGGTGGCAAATGTCGTCAAGAAGACGATCCCGATCTATCTCGACTATGCCGCCCGCATCGAGCCGATCCGCAGCATCACACTGCAGGCCCGCGTGCCCGGCTATCTGCAGGAACAGACGGCGCAGGATGGCGCGGATGTGCGGCAAGGCGACCTTCTCTACAAGATCTCGCCTGACGACTTCCAGGCCGCGCTCGACCAGGCGAAAGCCCAGGTCCAGCGCGATACGGCGACGCTAGACTATGCCCGGTCCAATCTCGGCCGCGGCACCGAGCTCGCCAAGAGCGGTTACCTGGACAAGGACAGCTTCGACCAGCGCACCAGCACCTTGCGCGAAGCGCAGGCATCGCTGGCACTCAACCAGGCGGCCGTGCGCACGGCGGAGCTCAATTTGAGCTACGCCGAGATCCATGCGCCGTTCACCGGGCGCCTGGGCCGCAACCAGGCTTCGGTCGGAACGCTGGTCAGCGTTGCCGGCACGGTGCTCAACACGCTTGTGCAGCTCGACCCCATCTACGTCACCTTCAATCCGAGCGAGACGGATCTGGCCGAGATCGAGCAGGCCCGCGCGGCCGGCCCGATCGATGTCGAGGTGCTGTTGCCGGGTGAGACTGAGAGCAGCCAGAAGGGCGAACTCACCTTCATCGACAACACGGTCGACCATTCGACCGGCACAATCACCGCACGCGCCACCATCGGCAACGCGAAGTTCACGCTGATGCCTGGCCA from Mesorhizobium sp. 113-3-3 encodes the following:
- a CDS encoding efflux RND transporter periplasmic adaptor subunit, which produces MRKWKIALGTAVALGAISVASVHLLDMGNLRLSAGTAGAATPAPAAFVMPVPVANVVKKTIPIYLDYAARIEPIRSITLQARVPGYLQEQTAQDGADVRQGDLLYKISPDDFQAALDQAKAQVQRDTATLDYARSNLGRGTELAKSGYLDKDSFDQRTSTLREAQASLALNQAAVRTAELNLSYAEIHAPFTGRLGRNQASVGTLVSVAGTVLNTLVQLDPIYVTFNPSETDLAEIEQARAAGPIDVEVLLPGETESSQKGELTFIDNTVDHSTGTITARATIGNAKFTLMPGQYVRVRLHIRQQPDALMVPQTALGSSQLGKYLYVVGKGNTVDQRLVSLGPTSGDLVAILSGVSEGDQVITGNLQKIGPGMPISPLPQKPAT